The following coding sequences are from one Enterococcus sp. 4G2_DIV0659 window:
- a CDS encoding CBS domain-containing protein → MGERAAEFLSSFNRIEKWFREQLNNPTNMGFSEMVRRLSRKKDSHIPRFQDDLLQMAQLRNAIVHEQISTDFVIAEPNEWAVNRIHAIEKELISPEKVLPRFAKKVTGFDITISIKDILAIVARKQYSQFPIYDDGLFKGLITVRGLGIWLAVESSKGDIQLEGKKAAELLITNYKGSNYQFVSKETTVFQVEEMFVNQFRLEAILITKDGDPNGNLLGIIRPRDLYNNLEKE, encoded by the coding sequence ATGGGTGAGAGAGCTGCAGAGTTTTTAAGTAGTTTTAACCGTATTGAAAAGTGGTTTCGCGAACAATTAAATAATCCAACGAATATGGGATTTAGCGAAATGGTTCGTAGACTATCTAGGAAAAAAGACAGTCATATTCCGCGTTTTCAAGATGACTTACTACAAATGGCTCAATTGAGAAATGCAATTGTACATGAACAAATTTCAACTGATTTTGTGATAGCTGAACCAAACGAATGGGCAGTCAACCGTATACATGCCATTGAAAAAGAGTTGATCAGCCCTGAAAAAGTTCTTCCGCGTTTTGCAAAGAAGGTAACAGGGTTTGATATAACTATTTCCATTAAGGATATTTTAGCAATTGTGGCACGTAAGCAATATTCACAATTTCCTATTTACGATGATGGGTTATTCAAAGGATTGATCACAGTTCGTGGCTTGGGGATTTGGTTAGCTGTTGAAAGTTCTAAAGGAGATATTCAGTTGGAAGGTAAAAAGGCAGCTGAACTTTTAATAACTAACTATAAAGGCAGCAATTATCAATTTGTCAGTAAAGAAACAACGGTGTTTCAAGTTGAAGAAATGTTTGTGAACCAATTTAGATTAGAAGCAATATTAATTACAAAAGATGGAGATCCTAATGGGAATTTACTTGGTATTATTCGTCCAAGGGATTTATACAATAATTTAGAGAAGGAATGA
- the ybaK gene encoding Cys-tRNA(Pro) deacylase — MRIVEQQKISYKEHEFAWSEDHLSADSVSVKLGIDPSKIFKTLVTVGNKTGPVVAVIPGNKELDLKKLAQASGNKKIEMLHLRDLEETTGYIRGGCSPIGMKKLFPTFIAQEAEQCPTIIVSAGKRGMQIELDPNLILRVTGGKIAELTISD, encoded by the coding sequence ATAAAGAACATGAATTTGCATGGAGTGAGGACCATCTGAGCGCCGATAGTGTGTCAGTAAAATTAGGTATTGATCCTTCAAAAATATTCAAAACACTTGTGACTGTTGGAAATAAAACAGGTCCGGTAGTGGCAGTGATTCCAGGGAACAAAGAACTAGATTTAAAAAAATTAGCTCAAGCGAGTGGCAATAAAAAGATAGAAATGCTTCACCTGAGAGATTTAGAAGAAACAACAGGGTACATTAGAGGTGGTTGCTCACCAATTGGAATGAAAAAGCTATTTCCAACATTTATCGCACAAGAAGCGGAGCAATGCCCGACAATCATTGTGTCTGCAGGCAAACGTGGCATGCAGATTGAACTTGATCCTAATTTAATACTTCGAGTGACTGGAGGGAAGATAGCAGAGTTGACCATCAGTGATTGA
- a CDS encoding RluA family pseudouridine synthase — protein MEQINVKIKQEKGRIDKVLSDLLKAHSRSQIQQWLKEENVRVNGEVTRSNYKVKEHDEIIIAVPEPEELDIQAENIPIEIVYEDDDLLVVNKPQGMVVHPSAGHQNGTLVNALLYHIKDLSSINGVIRPGIVHRIDKDTSGLLMVAKNDRAHIALAEQLKDKTSLRKYIALVHGEISHDKGEINAPIGRSKNDRKMQAVIEGGKTAVTHFEVLERFDGFTLVQLQLETGRTHQIRVHMKYIGYPVAGDPLYGPRKTLKGQGQFLHAEMLGFKHPTTGQMMVFEAPLPELFEKTLDQLRNND, from the coding sequence ATGGAACAAATTAATGTAAAAATAAAACAAGAAAAAGGACGCATTGACAAAGTCCTAAGTGACCTGCTGAAAGCGCACTCTCGTTCGCAAATTCAGCAATGGTTAAAAGAAGAGAATGTAAGAGTGAATGGAGAAGTAACTCGTTCAAATTACAAAGTAAAAGAACATGATGAAATCATTATCGCCGTTCCAGAACCAGAAGAGTTAGACATTCAAGCTGAAAATATTCCTATCGAAATCGTTTATGAAGATGATGACTTACTTGTTGTTAATAAACCTCAAGGGATGGTTGTCCATCCTTCTGCTGGACATCAAAATGGTACCTTAGTGAACGCTTTGTTGTATCATATCAAGGATTTGTCTTCGATTAATGGGGTTATTCGACCAGGAATTGTTCATCGTATTGATAAAGACACTTCAGGGCTATTGATGGTTGCTAAAAATGACCGAGCTCACATTGCCTTAGCTGAACAATTGAAAGACAAAACCTCACTTAGAAAGTATATTGCTTTGGTACATGGGGAAATATCCCACGATAAAGGTGAAATCAATGCTCCTATTGGTCGTTCAAAGAATGATCGGAAAATGCAAGCGGTCATTGAAGGTGGAAAAACTGCAGTGACTCATTTTGAGGTTTTAGAACGATTTGATGGATTCACATTAGTTCAACTACAATTAGAAACAGGCCGCACCCATCAAATCAGAGTACACATGAAATATATCGGTTATCCTGTTGCAGGAGATCCCTTATATGGTCCAAGAAAAACATTAAAAGGGCAGGGACAATTTTTACACGCTGAAATGTTAGGCTTTAAACATCCGACAACTGGTCAAATGATGGTTTTTGAAGCCCCTTTGCCCGAGCTTTTTGAAAAAACTTTGGACCAATTAAGAAATAATGATTGA
- the lspA gene encoding signal peptidase II, which yields MLAVYLIISAVLIGLDQWVKYVTVASIQLGETKEFIPGFLSFTYIRNTGAAWSLLEGKMWFFYIITVIVVAVVLYILVKNINSSKWFTVGLSLVLAGAIGNFIDRVRLGFVVDMFQTEFINFPIFNVADTALVIGVACIFIYLILEEKAAKDGKNGTN from the coding sequence TTGTTAGCAGTTTATTTAATTATCAGTGCCGTTTTGATTGGTTTAGATCAATGGGTCAAATATGTAACAGTTGCATCTATTCAATTAGGAGAAACAAAAGAATTTATTCCAGGATTCTTATCGTTTACGTATATTCGAAATACTGGTGCAGCTTGGAGTCTTCTAGAAGGCAAAATGTGGTTCTTTTATATCATTACTGTTATTGTCGTAGCTGTAGTGTTATATATTTTAGTTAAAAATATTAACAGTAGCAAGTGGTTTACTGTAGGTTTAAGTTTAGTTTTAGCAGGAGCGATTGGAAATTTTATTGATCGTGTGCGTCTAGGTTTTGTCGTTGATATGTTTCAAACTGAATTTATAAACTTTCCGATATTCAATGTTGCTGATACAGCTTTAGTGATTGGTGTGGCATGTATATTTATTTATTTGATTTTAGAAGAAAAAGCAGCGAAGGATGGAAAAAATGGAACAAATTAA
- a CDS encoding formate--tetrahydrofolate ligase — MKTDIEISQEVVLLPIDKVAQSIGLTEEALELYGKYKAKINVSTMQCLNEKQEGKLILVTSINPTPAGEGKSTVTIGLGDAMNRIGKKTIIALREPSLGPVMGIKGGATGGGYAQVLPMEDINLHFTGDMHAITTANNALSALLDNHIQQGNELGIDSRRVIWKRVLDLNDRELRQIIIGLGGPIQGVPREDGFDITVASEIMAILCLASDLEDLKFRLGNIVVGYTFEKEPVTVGDLGVQGALTLLLKEAIKPNLVQTIYGTAAFVHGGPFANIAHGCNSILATKTALQLGDYVVTEAGFGADLGAEKFLDIKVPNLKKAPDAVVIVATVRALKMHGGMNKEELNKENISALIKGFGNLQKHIENMKKYGLPVVVAINEFVSDTENEIGTLRELCETIGVPVELTSVWEKGAEGGEALAKRVVQVVEEQTADFKSIYQLGMNLEEKIKAIVTTIYGGKNVTFSKKANAQITTFEKYGWDRLPICMAKTQYSLSDDSQQLGRPEDFTITIRELVPKIGAGFIVALTGDVMTMPGLPKKPAALNMDVDKDGNAIGLF, encoded by the coding sequence ATGAAGACGGATATAGAGATTTCACAAGAAGTAGTGTTATTACCCATCGATAAAGTAGCGCAATCGATCGGTTTAACGGAAGAAGCTCTGGAATTGTATGGCAAATATAAAGCCAAAATTAATGTTTCTACAATGCAATGTTTGAATGAAAAGCAAGAAGGAAAATTAATATTAGTTACATCTATTAATCCCACACCAGCAGGAGAAGGTAAATCTACTGTAACAATCGGTTTAGGAGACGCCATGAATCGTATTGGCAAGAAAACAATTATTGCTTTACGTGAGCCTTCATTAGGTCCTGTGATGGGGATCAAAGGAGGTGCAACAGGGGGAGGATATGCCCAAGTTTTACCAATGGAAGACATTAATTTACATTTTACTGGTGACATGCATGCGATTACTACCGCAAATAATGCTCTTTCCGCATTATTGGATAATCATATTCAACAGGGAAATGAATTAGGGATTGATTCTAGACGAGTTATTTGGAAACGTGTGTTGGATTTGAATGATCGTGAGCTCCGTCAAATAATCATTGGATTAGGCGGACCTATTCAAGGTGTTCCAAGAGAAGATGGTTTTGATATCACAGTTGCTAGTGAAATCATGGCTATTTTATGTTTAGCCTCTGACTTAGAAGACCTCAAGTTTCGATTAGGCAATATTGTTGTTGGTTATACGTTTGAAAAAGAGCCAGTTACTGTTGGGGATTTGGGTGTTCAAGGAGCATTGACTTTATTACTAAAAGAGGCAATTAAACCTAATTTAGTGCAAACTATTTATGGAACAGCAGCATTTGTACATGGAGGTCCATTCGCAAACATTGCTCATGGTTGTAATAGTATTTTAGCAACTAAAACAGCTCTACAACTTGGGGATTATGTTGTAACAGAAGCGGGTTTTGGTGCTGATTTAGGGGCTGAAAAATTTCTTGATATCAAGGTTCCTAACCTAAAAAAAGCGCCTGATGCAGTTGTGATTGTTGCAACGGTTCGTGCTCTTAAAATGCATGGCGGGATGAATAAGGAAGAGCTGAATAAAGAAAATATCTCAGCTTTGATTAAAGGGTTTGGCAATTTACAAAAGCATATTGAAAACATGAAAAAGTATGGCTTGCCTGTTGTAGTGGCAATCAATGAATTTGTCAGTGATACGGAAAACGAAATCGGTACGTTACGCGAATTGTGTGAAACCATTGGAGTTCCTGTTGAGTTGACAAGTGTATGGGAAAAAGGCGCTGAGGGCGGTGAAGCTCTTGCCAAGCGTGTAGTGCAAGTCGTCGAAGAACAAACAGCCGATTTTAAAAGTATTTATCAATTAGGTATGAATCTGGAAGAGAAAATCAAAGCAATCGTCACAACGATTTATGGTGGGAAAAACGTTACATTTTCTAAAAAAGCAAACGCGCAAATCACGACGTTTGAAAAGTATGGGTGGGACCGCTTGCCAATCTGTATGGCCAAAACACAGTATTCATTATCAGATGACTCGCAGCAGCTGGGAAGACCAGAAGACTTTACAATTACGATTCGAGAACTAGTACCTAAAATCGGTGCTGGGTTTATCGTCGCTTTGACAGGGGATGTGATGACTATGCCAGGATTACCAAAAAAGCCGGCTGCGTTGAATATGGATGTAGACAAAGACGGTAATGCAATTGGTTTGTTTTAA
- a CDS encoding EbsA family protein, which translates to MKKKVYHWQPELSTAIIYWSCTFGILFLSLILTLEHTRPYLTSNIVLGIFFFFVVLGFKRYFIVENEQLVIHTLLPVNRQKITLSAIEVIRVGSKCIEVKSSEFKEGSQLFIMTKKNKQAFIVAIKQKKSFTATVIDDPDLKIGKHY; encoded by the coding sequence ATGAAGAAAAAAGTCTATCATTGGCAACCAGAATTATCAACGGCGATAATTTATTGGTCTTGTACATTTGGCATTTTATTTTTAAGTTTGATTTTAACATTAGAACATACTCGTCCTTATCTCACGAGTAATATCGTATTAGGCATTTTCTTTTTCTTTGTAGTATTGGGATTTAAACGTTATTTTATAGTAGAAAATGAGCAGTTAGTCATTCATACTTTATTACCTGTCAATCGACAAAAAATAACACTGTCTGCAATAGAAGTGATTCGAGTTGGATCAAAATGTATTGAAGTAAAATCTTCTGAATTTAAAGAAGGTTCTCAATTGTTTATTATGACTAAAAAGAATAAACAGGCGTTTATAGTAGCTATTAAACAAAAAAAGTCATTTACCGCAACAGTTATTGATGACCCTGACCTTAAAATCGGGAAACACTATTAA
- a CDS encoding cold-shock protein, with the protein MEKGFVKWFDNRKGYGFIVYNEDEEIFVHFTAIEEDGFKTLEENQAVEFKVMEGSRGLQAAHVKKI; encoded by the coding sequence ATGGAAAAAGGGTTCGTCAAGTGGTTCGATAATCGAAAAGGTTACGGTTTTATTGTTTATAATGAAGACGAGGAAATCTTTGTTCATTTCACAGCAATTGAAGAAGATGGCTTCAAGACATTGGAAGAAAATCAGGCGGTAGAATTTAAAGTGATGGAAGGTTCACGTGGCTTACAGGCCGCTCACGTGAAAAAAATATAA
- a CDS encoding ribonuclease HI family protein has protein sequence MLRIYVDAATKGNPGPSGGGIVIVGENSHEQIHVTLGNCSNHEAEFKVFIEALQLVIEKKQNNQTILIHSDSKIVVQTIEKKHAKNPSFQPYLHKFQELENDFPLLLVKWVPETQNKGADMLARQALQKYLNT, from the coding sequence ATGTTACGAATATATGTCGACGCTGCAACAAAAGGAAATCCAGGTCCTAGCGGAGGTGGAATCGTCATTGTAGGAGAAAATTCACATGAACAGATTCATGTGACACTGGGAAACTGCTCAAATCATGAAGCAGAATTTAAAGTCTTCATAGAAGCTCTTCAATTGGTCATCGAAAAAAAACAAAACAATCAAACAATACTGATCCATTCTGATAGTAAAATAGTTGTGCAAACCATCGAAAAAAAACATGCGAAAAATCCGTCCTTCCAACCTTACTTACATAAATTTCAAGAATTAGAAAACGACTTTCCATTACTATTAGTAAAGTGGGTACCAGAAACTCAAAACAAAGGCGCTGACATGCTTGCTAGACAAGCATTACAAAAGTACCTAAACACCTAG